Part of the Spiroplasma endosymbiont of Poecilobothrus nobilitatus genome is shown below.
TAAGATTGTTATGCTGCTTCCTTACAAATTTTTGTTCAACGTTCAATCTTTTTAAAATTATTTTCACCTTTTAATTGTACCACACAACGACTAAACTGAAAGGGAATGATTTTTTTAATTTTGTAGAAAACTCTTGATGAAATAAAAAAAATCATCAATATGATAACTTTAAAAGAAAATTATATAAACTTTTAATATTGTTATTTAACTTTTTTATACGTTAAAATATAATACCGATGATTGTTGGTTTGGCGTTAAACCTTTATGCTGGTATTTTCATTTTCAGAGATTTAAATAATTTTGAATGTTCGTGAAACCTAAGCCATGATAATGAATTAAGGATTCTTTAAGATTTGATTGTAATTTACTAATTTTATTTAACTTCCGATAACTAGCATCAGGATTTGTACTAGTTTTAGTTGCTAATAAAATAGAATTTGTTTGTTTTGCTACTAATAAATATAATGGTTGCATGTCAGAAATAATAATTGAATTTTCTTTGATTAATTGTTTATTAATATTTTCAATAATTCACTGTTTTTGTAATCGTTTTGTGTTGGTTGATTTAACATAAATATTATTATTGCTATCAACAGCCATTTGAATACAACATTTAGTGTTGGCTGAAAATGAATCAAGATGAATTTTTCTTTTATCAAATTTATCTTTAAAATTACCTTTGTGGATTTCTTTAATAAATGTTTCATCGATTTGAATTTGGCCATTTAACGTTTTAAATTTTAATTGGGTGTTTTCTAATTGTTTTGATTTCATTATTTTTTAGCGATTATATCAAGCGGTTTTCGGCGATGTTTTAATAAAGCGAGAAATCATTTTACTAGATTGCCCTAATAATGAAATTTGAATCAATAAATTTCACTGTTCATAATTTAAATGACTTCAATACGTAAAATTATCACGAAAATCATCAAAACTAGCACGACATTTTTTGCATAAATATTTTTGTTTTCCTTCAGGATTATGACCATTTTTAACACAATAAAAAGATTGACAATTAGGACATTTAATACCTTTATCCCTAAATTTTTGATCAATTTCATTTAAGCGTTTTTGTTTTTTAATTAATTCTGCTTCTTTTTTGACTTTTTCATGAAATTCTAAAAATTGATCATCTGTTAAACTATTTATTAATTCTTCAATTATTTTTTCCATTAATTATTCACCTCTTATATTAAAAATATACCTAATTTTAGGTATATTTTATAAATATCAAGAGTTTTCTACAAAATTAAAGGAATGATTTCATTAATTCCTAATTCTGTTGCTTTTTGTAATAAATAATCTCATTTTGCATTCCGAATTAGACCTGCAATTAATCGTACTTTAATTGTGCTTTCATGATTTTGCTCTAATTTTTTAATTAATTTAAATAAGTACTTTTGTGGTGCTTGTACTTCTAATGTCGTTAAATAATGTTCACCATTATAAATACAAATAATTTGTGTTTGATCTCTTAAACGCAAAACTTGTTTAATTTTTTTAACATCATCTTTAGCTAAAATAAAGTAATTATCTTCTAATTGATTGGCAACAAAACGGTGCATTATTGATAATCTCCTAATATTTCTTCCATTATTTTATCTAATTTTTGATACAGTTCTGGCAGTGATTTGTTAGCGGTTATTTTATAATCGGGTTTTATCTGTTTAAAAAAAGTTGCTTGAATTTTTAATAACTGTTCTGTTTGTTCTGATGATTGTTGATCACGAGCATTAATTCGCGTAATAATGTTCTTTTTACTAGCAGTAATAAATATTTTTGCCGTAAAAGAAAGCGCTAATGTGCTTAAACCAATTGCTTCAACTAAAAAATTTTGGTTTGGATTATTATTAATAATTGTGATAATTTGTTGATTAACTTTTGGTCATAAATAATTATTCAACTTATTGTTAGCAATAGGATTAGTAAAAATAATTGTTCGTAAACGATCACGGTTAAGAACACCATTAATAACTATTCCCGGAAAAGTTTGCTCTAAAAAAAGCAAAACGGTTGGCTCTTGAATAATTTCTTTTGCAATTTTATCCGCATTTAAATAAGTGAAATGATATTTATTTTGTAAGTATTCACAGACACTTGTTTTTCCTGCTCCAATATAACCATAAACACCAATAATCATTTATGCTTGATTCCTTTCTAATTGCTTGTTACTAAAATTAATTTAAATTTAATAAATTTTCTGCAACAATAACATAAAAAATGGCTTGGGCAACAGGCATTGTTTCCATTGGCGTATAATGAATACCATCATATTCATTTTGATCTTCGGGATGTGGATTTGCTGATAATTGTAAATTAACAACAGGAATATTTAATTTTGCACAATATTTTTGATAAGCATCTGGTAAGGACGTAAACGATTTACCATCATGCAAAGTTAATACTTTTGATAGCATTACAAAAGTTGAGATTTTACAAAAAAATATAAATAAAAACAACTAAATGGAATGTCAACACTTTTTAGGACACTTTTTATATAGACATTTGTTTTCTAAAAGTAACTGGAGATAAATAATTTAAACTGCCATTAATTCGAATATTGTTATATCAATGCACAAAATCAAAAAGTTCGTATTTTAATTGTGTTAAATTTTTAAATTTTTTACCCTTAATAAATTCAGTTTTAAAAGTTTTGTAAGTTGTTTCAGCCACAGCATTATCATAAGGGCGGCCTTTATTGCTTAATGATCTTTTAATATTAAAAGTTATTAAAATTTCATCAATGATTTTATTTTTAAACTCATTACCACGATCAGTATGAAATAGAGTTATTTGATTTAATGGTCGTGTTATTTTATGAAAAGCTTGTTGGACCAGTTCGACTGTTTTATTCGGCCCAGCACTATAACCAATTATTTCACGATTAAACAAGTCAATTAATAAACAAATATAATGTCATTTAGCGCCAACTTGAACATATGTTAAATCACTAACAATAACTTCATTAGGTTTTTTGTTGTTAAATTGACGATTTAAAATATTATTAATTTGGTCATTATTGACTGTTGTTTTATGATTATGATATTTTAATTTGGTGTATTTAGAAACCAAATTATTTTTGATCATAAAGAATCTGATTTTTCGCCGCGATAAGATGATATCTTTTCTGTTTAAAATAACTTTAATTTTGCGAGCCCCATAAATTTTGCGACTTTTATTAAAGGCACTGATAATTTCTTGTTCATAATTATTAACTTGCTTGTTAATACATTTATTAGTTTGATAATAATACGTTGATTTTGATAAACCCAAAATCTTACATATTTTTCTTACTGAATATTTTGTTTTGTTGTTATTAATTATTGTTATTTTTTGGCCATTATCAGTGCGGCTTGCTTTAAAATGTCATTTTCCATTTTCAAGTCTTTAAGTTCTTTTCGTAAAGTTATTATTTCATTTTCTTCTAGTGTGCGATTGTCTTTTGCTTTAAATGAACCAGAATTATTATAATTTTTAACTCAACTATAAATAGTTGGTTTTGGTAAATTATATTCTTGCCCTAGATTAATAACACTTTTACCATTTTTATATAGCATGACAATTTGTTTTTTAAATTCTTCAGAGTATGAAGTTTTATTTCCCATTTTTATATTCCTTCTTTCTTAATAATTTTATCTAATTTTGAAGTCTATATAATTATGGCCCTAATAATTGTAGCCTATCCAAAACAAATTAAATAAATTTACTAAAAACCTAATATTAAGCATTTTTTTGCATTACTTAATTAATAAGTAAATTTAATTTTGTTTGTTATACTTACAAACCTCAACTTTTTTTCTTACTATCATACTTTTAGTGGTCAAACCACTAAAACGTGATAATTAACTTCTTCTTTATTATCTTTATGCAACACTTTCATTTTATTAATCAATCCCCCTAATGAATCAACAATCTTTGTTTCAATTGGATAATCTGGGATTTCTTTTAATTTTGCATAAGCATCATAACCAAAATAATCATTTGTTCCTAAAAAAATCATAAATAAATCAATTGGATGTGTTTTTTGATATAAAACTGATAAATTGTCCATTCTATTATCTTGGGGAAAACCAAAATCAATTAATGGCTTAATAATTGTTCGTCCTGGTTGAGCATCAGTTTGAATTTCAATTTCTCCTGTTTTATAATATTTTGTTAATAAATTTTCTAATTTTACTGGTCAATTATCAGCATCTTCCATTTTGCCAGTTCCCATAGGTAAATAACCAAAAGTTAGTGAATCTCCTAAAATTGCAATTTTCTTTTTTATCCAAACCTTTCTCTCTGTTATACCATTATTTTATCTTACTTCATTATAATTAAGATTTAATTTTTAAAACTTTCCTTTAATTTTGTAGAAAACTCTTGATATTTATAAAATATACCTAAAATTAGGTATATTTTTAATATAAGAGGCGAATAATTAATGGAAAAAATAATTGAAGAATTAATAAATAGTTTAACAGATGATCAATTTTTAGAATTTCATGAAAAAGTCAAAAAAGAAGCAGAATTAATTAAAAAACAAAAACGCTTAAATGAAATTGACCAAAAATTTAGGGATAAAGGTATTAAATGTCCTAATTGTCAATCTTTTTATTGTATTAAAAATGGTCATAATCCTGAAGGAAAACAAAAATATTTATGCAAAAAATGTCGTGCTAGTTTTGATGCTTTTCGTGATCATTTTACGTATTGAAGTCATTTAAATTATGAACAGTGAAATTTATTGATTCAAATTTCATTATTAGGCCAATCTAGTAAAATGATTTCTCGCTTTATTAAAACATCACCGAAAACCGCTTGATATAATCGCCAAAAAATAATGAAATCAAAACAATTAGAAAACACCCAATTAAAATTTAAAACGTTAAATGGCCAAATTCAAATCGATGAAACATTTATTAAAGAAATCCACAAAGGTAATTTTAAAGATAAATTTGATAAAAGAAAAATTCATCTTGATTCATTTTCAGCCAACACTAAATGTTGGAATTACAAGGGTTTTTTGGACAAATTTTATGTAGAATAATAATTTCTGTATTGCACTGGTGTTAAATAATGGATAGGTTACAATTATTAGGACCATAATTATATAGACTTAAAAATTAGATAAAATTATTAAGAAAGAAGGAATATAAAAATGGTAAATAAAACTTAATACTCTGAATAATTTAAAAAACAAATTGTCATGCTATATAAAAATGGTAAAAGTGTTATTAATCTAGGGCAAGAATATAATTTACCAAAACCAACTATTTATAGTTGAGTTAAAAATTATAATAATTCTGGTTCATTTAAAGCAAAAGACAATCGCACACTAGAATAAAATGAAATAATAACTTTACGAAAAGAACTTAAAGACTTGAAAATGGAAAATGACATTTTAAAGCAAGCCGCACTGATAATGGCCAAAAAATAACAATAATTAATAACAACAAAACAAAATATTCAGTAAGAAAAATATGTAAGATTTTGGGTTTATCAAAATCAACGTATTATTATCAAACTAATAAATGTATTAACAAGCAAGTTAATAATTATGAACAAGAAATTATCAGTGCCTTTAATAAAAGTCGCAAAATTTATGGGGCTCGCAAAATTAAAGTTATTTTAAACAGAAAAGATATCATCTTATCGCGGCGAAAAATCAGATTCTTTATGATCAAAAATAATTTAGTTTCTAAATACACTAAATTAAAATATCATAATCATAAAACAACAGTCAATAATGACCAAATTAATAATATTTTAAATCGTCAATTTAACAACAAAAAACCTAATGAAGTTATTGTTAGTGATTTAACATATGTTCAAGTTGGCGCTAAATGACATTATATTTGTTTATTAATTGACTTGTTTAATCGCGAAATAATTGGTTATAGTGGCTGGGCCAAATAAAACAGCCGAACTGGTCCAACAAGCTTTTCATAAAATAACACGACCATTAAATAAAATAACTCTATTTAATACTGATCGTGGTAATGAGTTTAAAAATAAAATCATTGATGAAATTTTAATAACTTTTAATATTAAAAGATCATTAAGCAATAAAGGCTGCCCTTATGATAATGCTGTGGCTGAAACAACTTACAAAACTTTTAAAACTGAATTTATTAAGGGTAAAAAATTTAAAAATTTAACACAATTAAAATACGAACTTTTTGATTTTGTGCATTGATATAACAATATTCGAATTCATGGCAGTTTAAATTATTTATCTCCAGTTACTTTTAGAAAACAAATGTCTATATAAAAAGTGTCCTAAAAAGTGTTGACATTCCATTTAGTTGTTTTTATTTATATTTTTTTGTAAAATCTCAACTTTTGTAATGCTATCAAAAGTATTAACTTTGCATGATGGTAAATCGTTTACGTCCTTACCAGATGCTTATCAAAAATATTGTGCAAAATTAAATATTCCTGTTGTTAATTTACAATTATCAGCAAATCCACATCCCGAAGATCAAAATGAATATGATGGTATTCATTATACGCCAATGGAAACAATGCCTGTTGCCCAAGCCATTTTTTATGTTATTGTTGCAGAAAATTTATTAAATTTAAATTAATTTTAGTAACAAGCAATTAGAAAGGAATCAAGCATAAATGATTATTGGTGTTTATGGTTATATTGGAGCAGGAAAAACAAGTGTCTGTGAATACTTACAAAATAAATATCATTTCACTTATTTAAATGCGGATAAAATTGCAAAAGAAATTATTCAAGAGCCAACCGTTTTGCTTTTTTTAGAGCAAACTTTTCCGGGAATAGTTATTAATGGTGTTCTTAACCGTGATCGTTTACGAACAATTATTTTTACTAATCCTATTGCTAACAATAAGTTGAATAATTATTTATGACCAAAAGTTAATCAACAAATTATCACAATTATTAATAATAATCCAAACCAAAATTTTTTAGTTGAAGCAATTGGTTTAAGCACATTAGCGCTTTCTTTTACGGCAAAAATATTTATTACTGCTAGTAAAAAGAACATTATTACGCGAATTAATGCTCGTGATCAACAATCATCAGAACAAACAGAACAGTTATTAAAAATTCAAGCAACTTTTTTTAAACAGATAAAACCCGATTATAAAATAACCGCTAACAAATCACTGCCAGAACTGTATCAAAAATTAGATAAAATAATGGAAGAAATATTAGGAGATTATCAATAATGCACCGTTTTGTTGCCAATCAATTAGAAGATAATTACTTTATTTTAGCTAAAGATGATGTTAAAAAAATTAAACAAGTTTTGCGTTTAAGAGATCAAACACAAATTATTTGTATTTATAATGGTGAACATTATTTAACGACATTAGAAGTACAAGCACCACAAAAGTACTTATTTAAATTAATTAAAAAATTAGAGCAAAATCATGAAAGCACAATTAAAGTACGATTAATTGCAGGTCTAATTCGGAATGCAAAATGAGATTATTTATTACAAAAAGCAACAGAATTAGGAATTAATGAAATCATTCCTTTAATTTTGTAGAAAACTCTTGATATTTATAAAATATACCTAAAATTAGGTATATTTTTAATATAAGAGGTGAATAATTAATGGAAAAAATAATTGAAGAATTAATAAATAGTTTAACAGATGATCAATTTTTAGAATTTCATGAAAAAGTCAAAAAAGAAGCAGAATTAATTAAAAAACAAAAACGCTTAAATGAAATTGATCAAAAATTTAGGGATAAAGGTATTAAATGTCCTAATTGTCAATCTTTTTATTGTGTTAAAAATGGTCATAATCCTGAAGGAAAACAAAAATATTTATGCAAAAAATGTCGTGCTAGTTTTGATGATTTTCGTGATAATTTTACGTATTGAAGTCATTTAAATTATGAACAGTGAAATTTATTGATTCAAATTTCATTATTAGGGCAATCTAGTAAAATGATTTCTCGC
Proteins encoded:
- a CDS encoding RsmE family RNA methyltransferase, with amino-acid sequence MHRFVANQLEDNYFILAKDDVKKIKQVLRLRDQTQIICIYNGEHYLTTLEVQAPQKYLFKLIKKLEQNHESTIKVRLIAGLIRNAKWDYLLQKATELGINEIIPLIL
- a CDS encoding IS1/IS1595 family N-terminal zinc-binding domain-containing protein; translated protein: MEKIIEELINSLTDDQFLEFHEKVKKEAELIKKQKRLNEIDQKFRDKGIKCPNCQSFYCIKNGHNPEGKQKYLCKKCRASFDAFRDHFTYWSHLNYEQWNLLIQISLLGQSSKMISRFIKTSPKTAWYNRQKIMKSKQLENTQLKFKTLNGQIQIDETFIKEIHKGNFKDKFDKRKIHLDSFSANTKCWNYKGFLDKFYVE
- a CDS encoding transposase, whose translation is MKSKQLENTQLKFKTLNGQIQIDETFIKEIHKGNFKDKFDKRKIHLDSFSANTKCCIQMAVDSNNNIYVKSTNTKRLQKQWIIENINKQLIKENSIIISDMQPLYLLVAKQTNSILLATKTSTNPDASYRKLNKISKLQSNLKESLIHYHGLGFTNIQNYLNLWKWKYQHKGLTPNQQSSVLYFNV
- a CDS encoding IS1/IS1595 family N-terminal zinc-binding domain-containing protein, with the translated sequence MEKIIEELINSLTDDQFLEFHEKVKKEAELIKKQKRLNEIDQKFRDKGIKCPNCQSFYCVKNGHNPEGKQKYLCKKCRASFDDFRDNFTYWSHLNYEQWNLLIQISLLGQSSKMISRFIKTSPKTAWYNR
- a CDS encoding IS3 family transposase (programmed frameshift) — its product is MGNKTSYSEEFKKQIVMLYKNGKSVINLGQEYNLPKPTIYSWVKNYNNSGSFKAKDNRTLEENEIITLRKELKDLKMENDIFKASRTDNGQKITIINNNKTKYSVRKICKILGLSKSTYYYQTNKCINKQVNNYEQEIISAFNKSRKIYGARKIKVILNRKDIILSRRKIRFFMIKNNLVSKYTKLKYHNHKTTVNNDQINNILNRQFNNKKPNEVIVSDLTYVQVGAKWHYICLLIDLFNREIIGYSAGPNKTVELVQQAFHKITRPLNQITLFHTDRGNEFKNKIIDEILITFNIKRSLSNKGRPYDNAVAETTYKTFKTEFIKGKKFKNLTQLKYELFDFVHWYNNIRINGSLNYLSPVTFRKQMSI
- a CDS encoding IS1/IS1595 family N-terminal zinc-binding domain-containing protein, with the translated sequence MEKIIEELINSLTDDQFLEFHEKVKKEAELIKKQKRLNEIDQKFRDKGIKCPNCQSFYCVKNGHNPEGKQKYLCKKCRASFDDFRDNFTYWSHLNYEQWNLLIQISLLGQSSKMISRFIKTSPKTAWYNR
- the coaE gene encoding dephospho-CoA kinase (Dephospho-CoA kinase (CoaE) performs the final step in coenzyme A biosynthesis.); the protein is MIIGVYGYIGAGKTSVCEYLQNKYHFTYLNADKIAKEIIQEPTVLLFLEQTFPGIVINGVLNRDRLRTIIFTNPIANNKLNNYLWPKVNQQIITIINNNPNQNFLVEAIGLSTLALSFTAKIFITASKKNIITRINARDQQSSEQTEQLLKIQATFFKQIKPDYKITANKSLPELYQKLDKIMEEILGDYQ